From Oreochromis aureus strain Israel breed Guangdong linkage group 4, ZZ_aureus, whole genome shotgun sequence, a single genomic window includes:
- the bcl2l12 gene encoding uncharacterized protein bcl2l12, with amino-acid sequence MSDSEGRRSSVSSISLIEIKSETHLVLQAFLHRSLLIPLKERPGRVGGAYNDHHKYSSNPKSKTKDERNSQVVTSGDEKRTGFKDLIKQLPHRNSTQRPAKDPEGSLGRKSKTKPAHLKDQSEDDTISPSSTSEEDESEKKPKKKLSQKKIKQKLSKIFSLRLQKDKDKQERPSHPQRPDTLPINKKLEPRPNVISPNHPPEFYSDVAEKLEKIAQKSTSIKRNSPKTQPPTAVCDKETIVQELVKVLSSEGDSINTVIQSDPFLRSSLTRLSYASFSKLLDAVSSSQVAETLSQQPTASPTLQRMAVSMEVSRRIVTATGAQRMQGYAECYMENFVPWLKSHGGWENAVALDEHLEYD; translated from the exons ATGTCAGACTCTGAAGGACGCCGCTCATCTGTGTCCTCCATCTCTTTGATTGAGATTAAGAGTGAGACTCATTTAGTGCTCCAAGCTTTTCTACATCGCTCCCTTTTGATCCCTCTGAAAGAGAGGCCTGGGAGGGTAGGAGGGGCCTACAATGATCACCACAAGTACAG TTCCAacccaaaatcaaaaacaaaggaTGAGCGGAATTCTCAGGTTGTCACTTCAGGAGATGAAAAAAGGACTGGATTCAAAGACCTCATAAAGCAACTGCCTCATCGTAATAGCACACAACGTCCTGCCAAAGACCCTGAAGGCTCACTGGGCAGGAAGAGCAAGACAAAACCAGCACACCTCAAAGACCAAAGCGAA GATGACACTATATCCCCCTCCTCTACATCAGAAGAGGATGAAagtgaaaagaaaccaaagaaaaagCTCAGCCAAAAAAAGATCAAACAGAAGCTCTCCAAGATCTTCAGTTTAAGGTTACAGAAGGATAAGGACAAACAGGAGCGTCCGTCTCATCCTCAGCGACCTGACACATTACCAATTAACAAAAAACTGGAGCCTAGACCAAATGTCATCTCTCCCA ATCATCCTCCTGAGTTCTACAGTGATGTGGCAGAGAAGCTGGAAAAGATTGCTCAGAAGTCTACCAGTATAAAGAGAAATAGTCCCAAAACACAGCCACCAACAG CAGTATGTGATAAAGAAACAATAGTGCAGGAACTTGTCAAGGTGCTCTCTTCGGAAGGAGATTCTATCAATACTGTG ATCCAATCAGACCCTTTTCTTCGCTCCAGTTTGACCCGTCTTTCATATGCATCATTTTCCAAACTCCTGGATGCTGTGAGCAGCAGTCAGGTAGCTGAAACTCTTTCTCAGCAACCAACAGCCAGTCCTACACTGCAACGGATGGCTGTCAGCATGGAGGTATCACGGCGAATAGTGACAGCCACGGGAGCTCAGCGGATGCAAGGCTATGCAGAGTGCTACATGGAGAACTTCGTCCCATGGCTAAAGAGCCATGGAGGATGG GAGAATGCAGTAGCTTTGGATGAGCATCTAGAATATGACTGa